The window TAATCTTCAGCCCCCAATTTTGACAGGATGTACAATCTAAAGTGAGTGATGTTGTACTTGGAAAGGAGAAACCAGTTGAAGAATCTAATCCAGAGTATGAAAAACTgaagaaatatttatttcagCTTGAAGACCATTTAGCTGAAACCCAAAAGCATGCATACCGTCTAGTGAAGAGGCATAGAGGTTTTTATGTTTGTTAGACCAGACTTTGAATACTTGGTTATTTGGTGGTTTAGTCCATGTGATGGAAAGCTTGTGTATTATTGCAGAGTTGGGACAGTCCCTGTCTGATTTTGGGAAGGCATTCAAGCTACTAGGAGACTGCGAAGGAAATGGGCTTGGTAAAGCATTTTCTGAATTTGGGGCAAAATCACAGATATTAGCGATTAAGCTGCAGAGAGAGGTTTGGTATAatttgttgtaatatttcttgtattcgGGAGATACTCTAAATGGATGGATTTTACTGTGACATTCCTATTTCGTTCTGTTATTAGGCTCAGCATCTCTTGATGAATTTTGAAGAACCTTTAAAAGATTATGTTCGAGCAGTGCAGTCTATAAAGGTGACTTCTCGGTCttctcaatttttattttatttttatgggtGATGGAACGTATGTGCTGTATGTTATAATCgtttttttaaaacttaattTTAATCTTTAAGTATAAAATTCCTTGGAAAATGAGACGATGGGAACAAGGAGGTGCTAAGTATTTCTCAAAGGGCAAAAGTAACATTATTATTCATGGCATTTGCAATGTGCATCAAGTACTTGTCATCAAGCTCTTTGaagtaaataaaaacattttctacaTCACGTCATTGGtatgattaattttatttttggttttttttttaaaattggctCTCGTATTCCTGGGACAGGCAACTATGACAGAGAGAGCAAATGCTTTCCGGCACCATTGTGAACTAGCTGAGGCAATCAAGTTTAAGGAAATAGATATGTATGGTTCCTGAATCTGTGATTTACCTTTTCCTTTTGTGTGATGGACCCTTGAATTATGCTATCGTACCAGAGAGCCCTTTGTTTCATTTATCAGTAGAAAGTATCTGCTTTGACAGagtctaaaaattttaaagttgAAGAGTTGCTGATTAATGTCAAATATAGCTGAATTTTCTCCTTTTATAATCAATACGTACATTCCTTTTTTTTCCGTATTTTACTTTTACTATAGTTATTTGTTGATTTAAACATTGTTTTCTTCTGTTTTACCATTGGAGTATTGCCATCTAAATCTAGGTCAATACCCTTTTTCCCTGACAAGAGGAATCGAATCCTAGTCCAAACTATTTTATGTTCTCCAAATTCAGCATTGTGGAACCATTTAATATTTCCAAATTAAGCGTGGTCAAATGCGGTTGCTGAAATTCTGGATTCAACATTATTTTACCATTATTTGACTATTATCGAAGTACATTTGGGTTATATAGTTTTAGtgaattttattcattttttttatgtagAATTGGGTCGTGTTTGTTTCATCCTTTTGGTATTAACGACCTTTAGTTGTCATGAATCTGTATCTATCGTGTATGTGTATATTTGGTGTGCAGGAACAAGCTCAGACTAACAAGATCGGAGAAATTGATGGAAGCAGAGCATGAATACGAGCAGGTTGGTGATATTTTTTTGTGATTTTCTTGTTTCTTTCTAGACTCTATGCTGTATAGCTTATATTCAACTCCCTGCCCCAGCTGAAAGCTGATGGTGTAGAGGCAACAGGAAAATTCGAGAGAATTGTGAGGACAATGAATGAAGAAATTGTTCGATTTCAAGAACAAAAAACCTTAGACATGGGTCTTGCATTCCATGAATTCGCCAAGGGTCAGGCAAGCCTGGCTAATGGTATCGCTGATGGCTGGCGAAGCCTTCTGCCCAAGCTCGAATCTCTCTCGTCTTCCTAATGTTAAATCCATCATTGTAATAGAAAAGTCTTCACTTCAAAGACGAGCTCGAAACTGGCTTGTATCAGCaggtggatgatttttctggcTGTTTTATTGCCACCATCATGTGTAGGTTTTCAGGTTGATACTGTACAGACTCTATGCTAATTGGAAATCCGTAACCCATTTTTATCTTGTATCTTAAAGATCAACTTAGTGTATCAGACATTTTTGttactatttatttttttagaaaaataattgTGCCAGAGAAAAACCGATTATAAAGGTCATCTTATCTatctattatatttaaattgaatTCCACTAATTTGCAAATTGATTTGATGAAatcttattttaatttacaaaaaTACCTTTAAATAGCATTTTAAATTCTCCTCAAAATCTCTAATGGGTGTCTTCAGTATGAAAAATTTAatgatttttgtaaattttaaaaatctagagtaATTTATTCAATCAAGATTTTTGAATATTGTATAAAATTACAGTGATATTTAAAATAGATTTTTATAGTTTTAAAAAGTTAAAGGATATTCAACAtcgattttaaaaaattatgtgaAAGTTTAgatatattcaaaattttaataaacTTTTAATAAATTCGTGGAATTCATTTAACATATGATGTCATCCGGGTGAATTGGGTGAGATGGGTGGGGGCAATCCACCGGATGAGAATAAAagttttgtgaagaagaaatgaGCAAGGGATATATCTGGTGGTGCAAATATATTTTGTTAATATGGCTTCAATTGTAACCTGCAAACAAAGAAATGAATTCGTGAATGGGTGCCGGATGAGCGTCCGGTATGGCCACTCTGGTGTTTAAGTCATTAGGTGAAGAAGAATAAAATGACTTTATATGTGGTGATATACGCGAGTGCTTAAAGTTCAGAATTCCAGAACTTTTAAATGAGATGTATACCTACTATTTATAGAAATCTCATAATTACCTTGTTTACAATGAGTTAGTGACCTCCTGCTAAGTAAGGTAAGATAGTTGCCCATAACCTGCTTCTGATTGACTTCTTTAACACGCCAAACCCATGTTGTTCTGACATATTAGATAGCTCATACTGATACACTCGAGTGTGGTGCGCTTTTCGAAGCAGACCAGATAGAAGTTCCGAGAGCTTGCATGAGATCTCGGGCGCTCGATTGCCCGAGAAGAAAATATCCCGATGCTCGGTTGCTGAAGAAGGTAGTTTGCATACTGACTCTGATTTGGGCTATCCATTTAGTTTATCGGATAATCCATGATCCGGACTCTTATGAGATATCAACatataaatattaaagtttataGCACGACTATAAATTGTAAAAACTTGTCTTTGGTGCAACCCTATGTCAAAAGCAATagctcatatatatatatttcttgcTTTCATATATAATTAAACGAACCTCATTCTTTTCTACTATGGTTTCAGCTTATCCCTCGTACAAATAGTGATGGATCCCAATTGCTTCAATGGCCTGTTGAAGAACTTGAGACTCTTGAGAAGAAATATGGTGAAATTAAGCAACAAGGAACTCGTGAAAGGGCATATGGTTGAAATCAAAGTAATAACAGCCGCGCATGTACTCTTTTTCCCCAATTATAGGATAAAAGAAAAAACCTTTCATTCAATAACGAACTACTTTTGCATGGTTCGATGAAAATGGCTGGCTGATAGCTTGGAGAAGGCTGAGCCATTTGATCCAATCTAGAACAGATACGATGCACAAATACTTTGTGGTCAAGGATTCCACTGTTGAAGGTTGGTTAGGACCATTCGGGCTCGTCACCTCGGGCGCTTCTGTGAACCTAGAAGAGTACACTCCCGTTTTCTTCCGAGTTTTCAAGGTTCGAGACAAGCATCTCGTTCTCTTGTGCTCAGATGTATCAAGGTTAGACCCTCATGCTTATAGAATCTTGTGTGCAACCAACCAAGTTTTCCACTACCATCTCACTAACTTTTTTCTTCCATAACCTTGCATGGACAGTATTTCGAAGTCAAAAACCGGGGTCAATGCATCTCGACCTTCATTTGCAGGATTGTAGACGTGGACCTgacagaaaataaaatttccctCAGGAGTTTGGTGTGAAGATATTCATATAATACATTGGTTGGTATGTTAAACCTTTCCTTTTTTGGGAATACATTGATCTTTGTTATTTCTTTCAGATCGATAATTCTGCGGTGGAGGGTTCCGGGGCTAGAGGGAAGACTTGCATTACATCAAGGGTTATCCAACTCTGGCAACATACAACAACGCACACTTGTTTGTATGCAACAATGGCACCGAACCTGTCAAAATCGACAGCTtgaattgttagagtagatgccctgcaagccaactgttggctagggattttattgactcaagtgtaataaacaatctttattttaatataatttaactttttatggtctttttatactttatctgtatacccatgcaaacagcatagataaagtccttgattatgctttaatacaaatgaatcgtaattcgatgttgaaactcatttgtaaacactgcatattctaaattcgttcctagtcgattcagccgcctaaaacatggataaaggtcgcttgagctcgagactagcatctgtgatgttgtgtactgcgtttcttggtaagggcatagagatgtccaaacatacagatgggtagtcatatgatgattataccgaacaaccctccctcggactttccaagtggttatcattcatcgagaggataagtccgtggttatgattgtacaccattagtccttatgacccgggacaacactgaggctctatatgctagggctgtgctttgactcgtttaccggctccaggagagtcatcaggtgacgaggttgggtatagttgcgacacatataggagccagtgcattgtagtcggggattcaccgctcacccacgggtgtggatatcctatatgatctaatgaaataatagtgcatggaatctctggccagagtacgagatgtacgttggagaaggagttctccaaatagtacacgcgatgccactattatagttatcatatagttatcgaattaatatgcaaccctcgatgaaccaatggttgcagattcgatcgggatatatgagatgaagggaccgtactgtacgctaatcataatcgactggttcttgcaggcactatcagtgatacctaggggatcatggggcgatgctactagacgctcttaccatgatccgatgggtgcaatcagaaatgagttctgacattcttgatcaaggtgttgatgaaaagaatggggctaactagggtaagcccgaataaaggattatgtcctgaatcacaaagtgttgtgaacccacggctagctgtatccctgaaccattgagggtcacacaagtactggattgtttgttcccgttgagagaataaattcaagaagttgaatttatattatatagtaaattcaaggagttgaatttatgataattaaattttgagagaataaattcaaggagttgaatttataaaatttgagaatttaatttattaaactcaaatgttgggtttattaaatatcaaattttggaggtgataaaaattcaaggagttgaatttataatttaaataacaaattcaaatgttgaatttataatgtatttaatttattaatctcaaaagttgagtttattaattaataaattaaatatggtgggtaatatgtttaatgggcttgtaggagtacaagtccaacataataaataattaaaattttaatgggctttaattaaattaattaaactagttggactagctcaattaattaaatcaagcccattaattttaattatgtaattaagttattattttattataaataatactaaacCTAGCCCACCCCACAACAAGACCTCACGTAAGCCTCCACTCAAGATTAAAAATCGGCCAACCTTTTCAAGAGAGAAATATTTTGGTGCCGTCTCTCAATTGTTTTCTCTCCTACGCAAAAATCTTccatattttctagtgcaaattggaagaggaacatactatctagtcgtggacttgatagaaggatttttttgaagaaagttcgtagggaatcatcaagagccagatctgtaataccggatcggttggtgtccaagTGAATCAAATTCGCAAAGGTATAACTTTTaaactccctatgaatgttttgttaaatcatac is drawn from Primulina eburnea isolate SZY01 chromosome 10, ASM2296580v1, whole genome shotgun sequence and contains these coding sequences:
- the LOC140842619 gene encoding sorting nexin 1-like isoform X1; protein product: MIATQRSGTGSMSPSSRSPSGPYLTVSVSDPAKMGSGVQAYISYKVITKTNFPEYEGPEKIVIRRYSDFVWLKDRLFEKYKGVFIPPLPEKSTVEKFRFSAEFIEMRRQALHVFVNRIAAHRELQQSEDLRIFLQADEQTMERARSQETGIFKKKPTDFMQIFKDVQSKVSDVVLGKEKPVEESNPEYEKLKKYLFQLEDHLAETQKHAYRLVKRHRELGQSLSDFGKAFKLLGDCEGNGLGKAFSEFGAKSQILAIKLQREAQHLLMNFEEPLKDYVRAVQSIKATMTERANAFRHHCELAEAIKFKEIDMNKLRLTRSEKLMEAEHEYEQLKADGVEATGKFERIVRTMNEEIVRFQEQKTLDMGLAFHEFAKGQASLANGIADGWRSLLPKLESLSSS
- the LOC140842619 gene encoding sorting nexin 1-like isoform X2, which translates into the protein MIATRSGTGSMSPSSRSPSGPYLTVSVSDPAKMGSGVQAYISYKVITKTNFPEYEGPEKIVIRRYSDFVWLKDRLFEKYKGVFIPPLPEKSTVEKFRFSAEFIEMRRQALHVFVNRIAAHRELQQSEDLRIFLQADEQTMERARSQETGIFKKKPTDFMQIFKDVQSKVSDVVLGKEKPVEESNPEYEKLKKYLFQLEDHLAETQKHAYRLVKRHRELGQSLSDFGKAFKLLGDCEGNGLGKAFSEFGAKSQILAIKLQREAQHLLMNFEEPLKDYVRAVQSIKATMTERANAFRHHCELAEAIKFKEIDMNKLRLTRSEKLMEAEHEYEQLKADGVEATGKFERIVRTMNEEIVRFQEQKTLDMGLAFHEFAKGQASLANGIADGWRSLLPKLESLSSS